One window of Rissa tridactyla isolate bRisTri1 chromosome 12, bRisTri1.patW.cur.20221130, whole genome shotgun sequence genomic DNA carries:
- the R3HDML gene encoding peptidase inhibitor R3HDML: MAVLHLHLYLTALGFWMTQQSSSFLLPNATELLSPPGGRATDLLWGVGVPRSRRKRYLSPRDMSVILDYHNQVRAQVSPPAANMEYMVWDERLARAAEAWAARCLWDHGPPQLMKYVGQNLSIHSGRYRSVVDMVKSWHQEKQHYSFPHPRECNPRCPSKCSGSVCSHYTQMVWASSSRLGCALSTCANVQVWGSTWRHAILLVCNYAIKGNWLGEAPYKVGRPCSACPPTYGGGCSNNMCFTGLKSNQVSWF, encoded by the exons ATGGCCGTGCTCCACTTGCACCTGTACCTCACCGCCTTGGGCTTCTGGATGACACAGCAGTCCAGCTCCTTCCTGCTGCCCAACGCCACCGAGCTGCTGTCCCCCCCTGGGGGCAGAGCCACGGACCTGCTGTGGGGCGTGGGGGTCCCCCGGAGCCGTCGGAAGCGATATCTCTCCCCCCGCGACATGAGCGTGATTTTGGACTACCACAACCAAGTGCGGGCACAGGTGTCCCCTCCCGCCGCCAACATGGAGTATATG GTGTGGGATGAGCGGCTGGCCAGGGCGGCAGAGGCGTGGGCTGCGCGCTGCCTGTGGGACCACGGCCCCCCCCAGCTGATGAAATACGTGGGGCAGAACCTCTCCATCCACTCGGGCAG GTACCGCTCTGTCGTGGACATGGTGAAATCATGGCACCAGGAGAAGCAGCACtactccttcccccacccccgcgAGTGCAACCCCCGCTGCCCCTCCAAATGCAGCGGCTCTGTCTGCAGCCACTACACGCAG ATGGTGTGGGCATCCTCCAGCCGCCTGGGCTGCGCCCTCAGCACCTGCGCCAACGTGCAGGTGTGGGGCAGCACGTGGCGGCACGCCATCCTCCTCGTCTGCAACTACGCCATCAA GGGCAACTGGCTGGGAGAAGCGCCATACAAAGTGGGGCGGCCCTGCTCAGCCTGCCCCCCCACCTACGGCGGGGGCTGCTCCAACAACATGTGCTTCACTGGACTCAAATCCAACCAAGTCAGCTGGTTCTAG